One part of the Terriglobales bacterium genome encodes these proteins:
- a CDS encoding ABC transporter permease translates to MSLPIQKSSFFRRLELGENARMALSTLRTHKTRSFLTVLGVVIGVTALIAVGSIVVGLDRDVRAFLEDYGTNTLFVFRWDIGFHVGRRTQEERMRKPLTLEDAIAIQQECPAVKNTTVEVFQRWDRRTGPVSARYKGNEVFQIDHNGTLPSWAEVYNAHLLKGRFFNDGEELHRMDVAVIGYDLQDGLFPGEDPIGKEVMVDGVSYRVVGVLDKRKGQFFRDDSADKTIQVPYTSFRKHHPTYDEHFIGVESFPGQKAAAEDEVRGLLRRRRNVPFDKPENFSVTSAEAMASQFRQIMGAIGLITVVVSSIGLLVGGVGVMNIMLMSVTERTREIGVRKAVGARRGDIIRQFLIEAVTLTGTGGAIGVLLGIGISVVINLTMPKLPSAVPAWAIVLGVGSAMSVGLFFGIYPAWKAAKLDPVEALRYE, encoded by the coding sequence ATGAGCCTACCAATTCAAAAATCGAGCTTCTTCCGCCGTCTGGAACTGGGCGAGAACGCGCGCATGGCGTTGTCCACCCTGCGTACGCACAAGACCCGCTCCTTCCTGACCGTGCTGGGTGTGGTCATCGGCGTCACGGCGCTGATCGCGGTCGGCTCCATCGTGGTCGGCTTGGACCGCGATGTGCGCGCATTCCTGGAAGACTACGGCACCAATACGCTTTTCGTCTTTCGCTGGGACATCGGGTTCCACGTCGGCCGCCGCACCCAGGAAGAGCGCATGCGCAAGCCGCTCACGCTCGAGGACGCCATCGCCATCCAGCAGGAGTGTCCGGCTGTGAAGAACACGACGGTCGAAGTCTTTCAGCGCTGGGACCGGCGCACCGGGCCGGTGAGCGCGCGCTACAAGGGGAACGAGGTATTCCAGATCGACCACAACGGCACGCTGCCGAGCTGGGCCGAGGTTTACAACGCGCACTTGCTGAAAGGCCGCTTCTTCAACGACGGCGAGGAACTGCATCGCATGGACGTTGCCGTCATCGGGTACGACTTGCAGGACGGGCTGTTCCCCGGCGAAGACCCCATCGGCAAGGAGGTCATGGTGGACGGCGTCTCCTACCGCGTGGTGGGCGTGCTGGACAAGCGCAAGGGGCAGTTCTTCCGCGACGATTCTGCCGACAAAACTATCCAGGTGCCGTACACCAGCTTTCGCAAGCACCATCCCACTTATGACGAGCACTTCATCGGCGTCGAGTCATTCCCGGGGCAGAAAGCGGCCGCCGAAGACGAGGTCCGCGGCCTGCTGCGGCGGCGACGCAATGTGCCCTTCGACAAGCCGGAGAATTTCTCCGTCACCTCGGCGGAGGCGATGGCGTCGCAGTTCCGCCAGATCATGGGGGCGATCGGCCTGATCACGGTTGTGGTCAGCTCGATCGGGCTGCTGGTGGGCGGGGTAGGGGTGATGAACATCATGCTGATGTCGGTCACCGAACGCACGCGCGAGATCGGCGTGCGCAAGGCGGTAGGCGCGCGGCGGGGCGACATCATCCGCCAGTTCCTCATCGAGGCCGTCACCCTCACCGGTACCGGAGGGGCGATCGGGGTCTTGCTCGGCATCGGAATCAGCGTTGTGATCAATCTGACCATGCCCAAGCTTCCCTCCGCCGTGCCGGCGTGGGCGATTGTGCTGGGGGTCGGCTCCGCCATGAGCGTGGGATTGTTCTTCGGCATCTACCCGGCATGGAAAGCGGCAAAGCTCGATCCCGTGGAAGCGCTTCGCTACGAGTGA
- a CDS encoding sialidase family protein — protein MYHHLLRSGYRALAAGLALLLALPAAGSNPDTLVTVGSQRAPFSQNKQNEPALAVDANHPNVLVAGANDNIDMEACNAGTDNTCPFTPGVGSSGVYFSLDSGTTWTQPTYSGLTARFCLGVVGDSDPACTPQVGPIGTLPWYFENGLVSDGDPALAFGPKPDANGHFSWNNGSRFYYANLTSNLPSQTTFKGFEAVAVSRTDDVVAAAAGDKNAWTFPVIVTKQSSTTFSDKEQIWADNASSSPFFGNVYVCLASFRSVGGGLASPQPLLVATSTDGGDTWKQKQVTSASNTPFNPVQGFGRSGCTVRTDSNGVVYVLANQFAVGMPGHGAHVMVKSFNGGRTWTPPVNIGEAVDTCFLVQFDGTGFRCVMDGVGGARDDLSSAPSIDVANGAPTGAGATNEIVRTWVDGRDGVNHEHVFVSYSTDGGNNWSDPAATESTGDRGYLSAIAISPSGTDAYLVYNAFTTPLRNDTTSPRGLVGVVKHADIGGNGAPGIWAVLHRSATEDPRGSSQNNLWLEFLGDYVYAVATDTYGAAVWNDTRNAADCPAIDAWRAAAQAAVENGTAVPTKPAPQQDCPATFGNSDIFGGSYPDPTP, from the coding sequence ATGTACCATCATCTTCTTCGTTCAGGCTATCGCGCGCTCGCCGCCGGCTTGGCCCTGCTTCTGGCGCTTCCAGCCGCCGGTTCCAACCCCGATACTCTTGTCACCGTGGGGAGCCAGCGAGCACCGTTTTCGCAGAACAAACAGAACGAGCCTGCGCTGGCCGTCGATGCCAATCACCCCAATGTGCTGGTCGCAGGGGCAAATGACAACATCGACATGGAGGCGTGCAATGCCGGTACTGACAATACCTGTCCCTTCACTCCAGGTGTTGGTTCTTCCGGTGTTTACTTCTCATTGGACAGCGGCACGACATGGACCCAGCCCACGTATTCCGGCTTAACGGCCCGCTTCTGCCTTGGGGTCGTCGGCGATTCCGATCCCGCCTGCACACCACAAGTAGGGCCAATCGGTACCCTTCCGTGGTACTTCGAGAACGGATTGGTATCCGATGGTGACCCCGCGTTGGCCTTCGGCCCGAAACCGGATGCGAACGGCCACTTCTCATGGAACAACGGATCTCGGTTCTATTACGCAAACTTGACTTCCAATTTGCCCTCGCAGACTACGTTCAAAGGCTTCGAGGCAGTCGCGGTTTCCCGGACCGATGATGTAGTGGCCGCAGCAGCCGGAGACAAGAACGCTTGGACGTTCCCGGTAATTGTCACTAAACAGTCTTCGACAACGTTTAGCGACAAGGAGCAGATTTGGGCTGACAACGCCTCTAGCAGCCCCTTTTTTGGCAATGTTTATGTCTGCCTTGCATCGTTCCGCAGCGTTGGTGGCGGGCTCGCATCTCCCCAGCCGCTGCTCGTGGCCACTTCGACTGACGGCGGCGATACCTGGAAGCAGAAACAAGTGACGTCGGCCAGCAACACTCCGTTTAACCCGGTACAGGGATTTGGTCGCTCCGGCTGCACAGTGCGCACCGACAGCAACGGAGTGGTGTATGTCCTCGCTAACCAGTTTGCCGTCGGGATGCCTGGGCACGGCGCTCACGTCATGGTCAAGTCTTTCAACGGGGGGCGGACCTGGACGCCGCCGGTAAACATCGGCGAAGCTGTTGATACATGCTTTCTCGTGCAATTTGACGGAACCGGGTTCCGCTGCGTAATGGACGGTGTCGGCGGCGCGCGTGATGACCTCTCGTCGGCTCCGAGCATTGATGTCGCGAACGGCGCGCCCACCGGGGCTGGTGCAACCAATGAAATAGTACGTACCTGGGTCGATGGACGCGATGGCGTCAATCATGAACACGTGTTCGTGAGCTATTCCACGGATGGTGGAAATAACTGGTCGGATCCTGCGGCGACAGAGTCCACAGGTGACCGCGGCTACTTGTCCGCGATTGCCATTTCGCCGAGTGGAACCGATGCTTACCTGGTATACAACGCGTTCACCACCCCACTTCGCAACGATACTACTAGCCCGCGCGGGCTGGTAGGTGTTGTCAAACACGCGGACATAGGAGGTAATGGAGCTCCCGGTATATGGGCAGTGTTGCATCGTAGTGCCACGGAAGACCCGCGCGGCTCCAGCCAAAACAATTTGTGGCTGGAGTTCCTGGGCGACTACGTGTATGCGGTTGCGACCGATACCTATGGTGCCGCTGTTTGGAACGACACGCGCAACGCTGCGGATTGCCCGGCAATCGATGCTTGGCGGGCCGCAGCCCAGGCGGCGGTGGAGAACGGGACAGCCGTGCCTACCAAACCTGCGCCACAACAGGACTGCCCGGCGACCTTTGGCAACAGCGACATCTTCGGCGGCTCCTACCCAGATCCGACGCCGTAA
- a CDS encoding protein kinase, translated as MIGQTISHYRIVRHLGGGGMGVVYEAEDLRLRRHVALKFLPEDLDSDISFFHRFEREAQVASALNHPNICTIHDVDTAGGRHFIAMELLQGETLAHTIHEKPLELELLLDVAIQVADALDAAHTVGIIHRDIKPANIFVTQRGQAKILDFGLAKMRVAKSATASTEMLTALTGPGEVMGTLLYMSPEQVKGQDLDARTDVFSLGVVLYQMSTGILPFCEATSGSIYDAILNKTPVPPTRTNRSVPAELERIIGKCLEKDRKLRYQTSADLRTDLQRLKRQLESARVIRETGLAAPVPSRRRSKVAAASGALALTVLVAIATWWTVVRGRGEAINSIAVLPFVNDGGDSNAEYLSDGITEGVINDLSRLPKLRVIARSTVFRYKDKDTDPQKIGQDLQVGAVMTGRLQQRGDTVVVQAELMNVANASQLWGGQFVRKTADVFSLQSDLSREISEQLRLKLTGEEKRRLAKRYTDNGEAYQLYLKGSYYLNKRSEEGFHKAVESFTQAIEKDPKYAPAYAGLSESYFLMGAYLVRPVEEVVPKARDAVARALQLDDTLAEAHTSLAAIKQFYDWDWTGAGQEYRRALELNPGYATGHQYYSDYLSSLGRHEEALAEGQRAVELDPLSLIINSDTAQNRMVAGQVDAAIEQLRKALELDPSFAQGHFILGKSYLRKKDFAAAAAEIQKAMSLSSNSTKYVGALGQAYALGGRRNEAQRLLNDLNERSRQELGYWWAAACIYAGLGENDRAFAALENAYKERSSPLQHSKVEPLMDPLRSDPRFPDLLHRVGLSP; from the coding sequence ATGATCGGCCAAACCATTTCGCATTACAGAATCGTCCGCCATCTGGGCGGCGGCGGGATGGGAGTGGTATATGAGGCTGAAGACCTCAGATTGCGCCGTCATGTGGCGCTGAAATTTCTTCCCGAAGACCTCGACTCTGACATCAGTTTCTTCCACCGCTTCGAGCGCGAGGCGCAAGTCGCCTCTGCCCTCAATCATCCGAATATCTGCACCATTCACGATGTCGACACCGCCGGTGGCCGTCACTTCATTGCCATGGAACTGCTGCAAGGCGAAACCCTGGCGCACACCATCCATGAGAAGCCACTCGAGCTGGAGTTATTGCTCGATGTTGCCATCCAAGTCGCCGACGCGCTCGACGCCGCGCACACCGTCGGCATCATCCACCGCGACATCAAGCCAGCCAACATCTTTGTCACGCAACGGGGACAGGCGAAGATCCTGGATTTCGGGCTGGCGAAAATGCGGGTAGCAAAATCGGCCACTGCTTCGACGGAGATGCTGACTGCGTTGACCGGACCCGGCGAGGTCATGGGAACACTGCTCTACATGTCTCCCGAACAGGTCAAGGGCCAGGACTTGGACGCACGTACCGACGTGTTTTCCCTCGGCGTCGTACTGTACCAGATGTCAACCGGCATACTGCCGTTTTGCGAAGCGACGTCGGGCTCGATTTATGACGCAATATTGAACAAAACGCCTGTTCCGCCAACCCGAACGAACCGTTCAGTCCCGGCTGAACTGGAACGAATCATCGGCAAGTGCCTGGAGAAAGACCGTAAGCTGCGTTACCAAACCTCGGCCGACCTGCGCACTGACCTACAGCGGCTGAAACGCCAATTGGAATCGGCCCGAGTGATTCGCGAGACCGGACTGGCTGCCCCGGTTCCATCGCGGCGGCGCAGCAAAGTGGCAGCCGCTTCGGGAGCGCTCGCGTTGACCGTGTTGGTCGCCATCGCCACGTGGTGGACCGTCGTGCGAGGCCGGGGGGAGGCCATCAACTCTATTGCCGTGCTGCCTTTCGTGAATGACGGAGGGGATAGCAATGCGGAATACTTGAGCGACGGCATCACGGAGGGTGTGATCAACGACCTGTCGCGGCTGCCTAAGCTCCGCGTCATCGCGCGCAGCACCGTCTTTCGTTACAAGGATAAGGATACCGACCCACAAAAGATCGGACAGGACCTGCAAGTCGGCGCCGTCATGACCGGACGGTTGCAGCAGCGGGGCGACACCGTCGTCGTGCAGGCGGAATTGATGAATGTCGCCAACGCCTCCCAGCTCTGGGGCGGCCAGTTCGTGCGTAAGACAGCTGACGTTTTCTCTCTTCAAAGTGATCTTTCTCGCGAGATATCCGAACAATTACGGTTGAAGCTGACAGGCGAGGAAAAGCGGCGGCTGGCAAAACGCTATACCGATAACGGCGAAGCTTATCAGCTCTACCTGAAAGGCAGCTACTACCTCAATAAGCGGAGCGAAGAAGGATTTCATAAGGCTGTGGAGTCGTTCACTCAGGCGATCGAGAAGGATCCCAAATACGCTCCTGCATACGCCGGCTTGTCGGAAAGTTACTTCTTGATGGGAGCATATCTGGTCCGTCCAGTCGAGGAGGTCGTTCCCAAGGCTCGCGACGCGGTGGCCAGAGCACTGCAGTTGGACGATACACTCGCGGAAGCGCACACCTCGCTCGCTGCCATTAAGCAGTTTTACGACTGGGACTGGACAGGAGCTGGCCAAGAGTACCGTCGCGCGCTGGAGCTGAACCCTGGATATGCCACCGGCCACCAGTACTATTCGGATTACTTGTCGTCGCTGGGCCGCCATGAGGAAGCGCTGGCGGAGGGCCAGCGTGCCGTCGAACTCGACCCGCTGTCGCTCATCATCAACAGCGACACGGCCCAGAACCGAATGGTCGCCGGACAGGTCGATGCCGCCATCGAACAATTGCGCAAGGCACTGGAACTGGATCCAAGTTTCGCGCAAGGGCACTTCATCCTCGGCAAGAGCTACCTGCGAAAGAAGGACTTCGCCGCCGCGGCGGCGGAAATTCAGAAAGCGATGTCGCTCTCTTCGAACAGTACTAAATACGTCGGCGCACTCGGGCAAGCTTATGCCTTGGGCGGGCGACGCAATGAAGCGCAGCGACTTCTCAACGACCTAAACGAGCGGTCAAGGCAGGAACTCGGCTATTGGTGGGCCGCCGCATGCATCTACGCCGGCTTGGGCGAGAATGATCGCGCGTTCGCCGCTCTGGAAAACGCCTATAAAGAGCGCAGCAGCCCATTACAACACTCCAAGGTGGAGCCCCTGATGGACCCGTTGCGCTCCGACCCCCGCTTCCCAGACCTCCTGCACCGCGTCGGCCTCTCACCGTAA
- a CDS encoding mechanosensitive ion channel domain-containing protein: MRHIRRGEALVAGLWLALIGAAVVGLIVTRESAPPPSRFRTSGGPWARLRNLVDQKPLQTARALAGQAWSRAEYPFARRALSTADDAVDLAFATALRDATLHPAPPTEEVRKLQARVKDAETSVAADQDTIAALQESDSKNNPEVQQEIELAQAQLALDQEEVADAKQDLMRAGGDLQGALKRMLDEHVATHAAAFTLPNAPPFAESWPLASHARMWRLLRDKMQQLTSASQQAAQSAAALAKAHDELEGRVDRQKSGQQDSMSAAAKAVRGMGEDVKSLADYDKRVQDLQDLSEIYRDWGAVVSLQQRASLHGIVFDLLWIVLICMLASLALAGIRRFGASLNAERKRLRSLQFAIRLAVQVVALGAIVIVVLGSPGQVTTIIGLAGAGLTVALKDFIVAFFGWFVLMGKNGIRVGDWVEINGIGGEVVEIGLLRTVLLETGQWSDAGHPTGRKVACVNSFAVEGHYFNFSTTGQWLWDEIEVLVPRGEDPYRVLNSVQELVVNETRENVRQAEEEWHRVAHSHALQSFSAAPAINVKPTNMGVNIIVRYITRAHQRFELRSRLYGAIVELLHAKHAPHAVSAIDTSTPS, encoded by the coding sequence ATGCGACATATACGACGTGGGGAGGCACTGGTAGCGGGACTATGGCTGGCGCTGATTGGCGCGGCCGTCGTGGGGCTGATCGTGACCCGCGAGTCGGCGCCGCCGCCCAGCCGCTTCCGCACCTCCGGCGGACCGTGGGCGCGATTGCGCAACCTGGTGGATCAGAAGCCACTGCAAACAGCGCGGGCGCTGGCCGGTCAGGCCTGGTCACGGGCAGAATATCCCTTCGCGCGTCGCGCTCTAAGCACCGCCGACGACGCCGTCGATCTGGCCTTTGCCACCGCTCTGCGCGATGCGACTTTGCATCCCGCGCCGCCGACCGAGGAGGTCCGCAAGCTCCAGGCGCGCGTGAAGGACGCTGAGACCAGCGTTGCGGCCGACCAGGACACGATCGCCGCGCTGCAAGAGTCAGATTCCAAAAACAATCCCGAAGTGCAGCAGGAAATCGAACTGGCGCAGGCGCAGCTGGCCCTCGACCAGGAGGAAGTCGCCGATGCCAAGCAAGACCTGATGCGCGCCGGCGGTGACCTGCAGGGGGCGCTCAAGCGCATGCTCGACGAGCACGTGGCCACGCACGCGGCGGCATTCACGCTTCCCAACGCGCCACCATTTGCGGAATCCTGGCCACTGGCTTCGCACGCGCGGATGTGGCGGCTGCTGCGCGACAAAATGCAGCAGCTGACATCGGCATCGCAGCAGGCAGCCCAATCCGCCGCAGCGCTGGCCAAGGCGCACGACGAACTCGAAGGGCGAGTCGACCGGCAGAAATCGGGCCAGCAGGACAGCATGTCCGCGGCGGCCAAGGCGGTGCGCGGCATGGGCGAGGATGTCAAGAGCCTGGCCGACTACGACAAGCGCGTTCAGGACCTGCAGGACCTGAGCGAGATTTACCGGGATTGGGGCGCGGTGGTGTCCCTGCAGCAGCGCGCCAGTCTCCACGGAATTGTGTTCGACCTGTTGTGGATCGTGCTCATCTGCATGCTGGCGTCCCTGGCACTGGCGGGAATTCGGCGCTTCGGCGCATCGCTGAATGCGGAGCGAAAGCGCCTGCGCAGCCTGCAATTCGCCATCCGGCTGGCAGTCCAAGTCGTCGCCCTGGGTGCGATCGTCATCGTGGTTTTGGGATCACCGGGGCAGGTGACCACTATCATCGGCCTGGCCGGTGCCGGGCTGACGGTAGCGCTGAAGGACTTCATCGTCGCTTTCTTTGGCTGGTTCGTTCTCATGGGTAAGAACGGCATCCGCGTCGGCGATTGGGTGGAGATCAACGGCATCGGCGGCGAGGTGGTTGAGATCGGCCTGCTGCGCACCGTGCTGCTCGAAACCGGGCAGTGGAGCGACGCGGGACATCCCACCGGGCGCAAGGTGGCGTGCGTCAACAGCTTTGCCGTCGAGGGCCACTACTTCAATTTTTCGACCACCGGGCAGTGGCTGTGGGACGAAATCGAAGTGCTGGTGCCGCGCGGCGAGGATCCTTATCGGGTGCTGAACTCGGTGCAGGAACTGGTGGTGAACGAGACGCGGGAAAACGTTCGCCAAGCGGAAGAAGAGTGGCACCGGGTGGCGCACAGTCACGCGCTGCAGTCGTTCTCGGCGGCGCCTGCCATCAACGTCAAGCCGACCAACATGGGCGTGAACATCATCGTGCGCTACATCACACGCGCGCACCAGCGCTTCGAACTGCGCTCGCGGCTTTACGGAGCGATTGTGGAACTGCTGCACGCCAAGCACGCGCCGCATGCAGTGTCGGCCATCGACACCTCCACCCCAAGCTGA
- a CDS encoding tetratricopeptide repeat protein: MATSPACGQRCGHYRLLERVGEGAMGVVYRAHDEVLERDVALKLLSPGVVRDESTRKRFRQEALTLARLNHPNIETVHGFETAADIDFLVVEYVPGITLADRLARGPMKPAEMLNLAIQLASAVAEAHQQGVVHRDLKPGNVMVTPAGQAKVLDFGLARLLPVGDQTTLPSEPDTSSMAGTLPYLAPEQLQGTQPDRRSDVYALGAVFYEMATGKRAHAQTSWASLVEAILHHEPAPVCSLNREIPPEVGAIIRKAMDKDPRLRYQSAREVEVDLRRLVSGRNLDQVAAPRRVWPRGQWLAGAAIVALVLAVALAGLWVRVGLRKRSAPAVAASRVRVLAVLPFEAIGGKPENQALCHGLTELLTARLAQISKRSGVEVVPTSEVRAQAVSSADDARKKLGVTLVVEGSWNFAANNQVAYSLVDVQTRRNLNGAVVNADLRDLAGTEREVVDKLLAMLEVEPQGDDPAFASPTSQPNAYQYYVRGRGYLLDYTSPDSLKSALALFKAAIEADPGFALAHSALGEAYWRQFQESRDAAFIPKAMAACRKAAQLNDRLAPVHVTFGLVYQGTGRYAEAVEEFGRALDLDPTSDAAYRGVALSYASLGRMKEAEDAYRRAISMRKDYWGGYSALGSFYSQAARYEEAATQFRRVIELAPENARGYTNLGGVYYLQGKYQEAQQLFEKSLAIQPNYRVYVNLGALYFSAGRYSDAAQMYDQALQLNDKDSRTWHYAASAFNWAPGQKDKARAAYQRAAQVIESELKINPRDSKQMLALADCYSMLGRAARARELVGQALQQSPADAQNMFRAADIYVQLGDRDAAFTWLGKAIQSGYSTAEIQHDPTWNDLRIDPRYERLVQPAKVNMQH, encoded by the coding sequence ATGGCCACCTCTCCGGCTTGCGGCCAAAGATGCGGGCATTATCGTCTCCTTGAGCGCGTTGGCGAGGGCGCCATGGGCGTTGTGTATCGCGCCCACGACGAGGTCCTGGAGCGGGACGTGGCCCTCAAGCTGCTGTCGCCGGGCGTGGTTCGTGATGAATCGACGCGCAAGCGCTTTCGCCAGGAAGCACTGACTCTAGCCCGCCTCAATCATCCGAATATCGAGACCGTGCACGGCTTCGAGACTGCCGCCGACATAGATTTCCTGGTCGTGGAGTACGTGCCCGGCATTACCCTCGCCGACCGGCTGGCGCGCGGACCCATGAAGCCGGCGGAGATGCTGAACCTTGCCATCCAACTGGCATCGGCAGTGGCGGAAGCGCACCAGCAAGGCGTGGTGCACCGCGACCTGAAGCCCGGCAACGTCATGGTCACGCCCGCCGGGCAGGCGAAGGTGCTGGACTTCGGGCTGGCGCGACTGTTGCCCGTCGGCGACCAGACCACGCTTCCGAGCGAGCCCGACACGTCGTCAATGGCGGGCACGCTGCCGTACCTGGCACCGGAACAGCTGCAGGGAACGCAACCCGATCGCCGCTCCGATGTCTACGCCCTTGGCGCTGTGTTCTACGAGATGGCGACCGGAAAACGCGCCCATGCCCAGACGTCGTGGGCAAGCCTGGTGGAAGCCATTCTGCACCACGAACCCGCGCCGGTGTGCAGCCTCAATCGGGAGATTCCTCCCGAGGTCGGAGCCATTATCCGCAAGGCGATGGACAAAGATCCTCGGCTGCGTTACCAGAGCGCGCGCGAGGTTGAAGTCGACCTGCGCCGGCTGGTCTCCGGGCGCAACCTCGACCAGGTCGCCGCGCCTCGGCGTGTATGGCCCCGCGGGCAATGGCTGGCTGGCGCCGCCATAGTGGCGCTTGTCCTTGCGGTCGCGTTAGCGGGGCTGTGGGTGCGCGTGGGCCTGCGCAAGCGTTCCGCACCGGCCGTGGCGGCGAGCAGAGTCAGGGTCCTGGCCGTGTTGCCGTTCGAGGCCATCGGTGGCAAGCCCGAGAATCAGGCGCTGTGCCACGGCTTAACTGAGCTGCTGACCGCGAGGCTCGCCCAGATCAGCAAGCGCTCCGGAGTGGAGGTGGTTCCGACCAGCGAGGTGCGGGCGCAAGCAGTCAGCTCGGCCGACGACGCGCGCAAGAAGCTGGGAGTAACACTGGTGGTTGAGGGGAGCTGGAATTTCGCCGCCAACAACCAGGTGGCCTACAGCCTTGTCGACGTCCAGACGCGACGCAACCTGAATGGCGCGGTGGTTAACGCCGACCTGCGTGACCTGGCTGGCACGGAGCGCGAGGTGGTCGACAAGTTGCTGGCCATGCTGGAGGTTGAACCGCAGGGCGACGATCCCGCCTTCGCCTCCCCGACCTCACAACCCAACGCCTACCAGTACTATGTTCGCGGGCGCGGCTATCTGCTGGATTACACCAGTCCCGACAGCCTGAAATCAGCGTTGGCGCTGTTCAAGGCTGCCATCGAGGCGGATCCTGGATTTGCGCTGGCGCACAGCGCGCTGGGCGAGGCCTACTGGCGGCAGTTCCAGGAAAGCAGGGACGCCGCGTTCATTCCGAAGGCAATGGCAGCCTGCCGAAAGGCGGCCCAGTTGAACGATCGGCTGGCACCGGTGCACGTCACCTTCGGGTTGGTGTACCAGGGGACCGGCCGGTACGCGGAAGCGGTCGAGGAATTTGGTCGCGCGCTCGACCTGGATCCGACCAGCGACGCCGCCTACCGCGGCGTGGCGTTGTCCTATGCGTCGTTGGGCAGGATGAAGGAGGCCGAAGACGCCTACCGGCGTGCCATCTCGATGCGAAAGGACTACTGGGGCGGTTACAGCGCGCTAGGCAGCTTCTACAGCCAGGCGGCCCGTTATGAGGAGGCGGCCACCCAGTTCCGTCGCGTGATCGAATTGGCGCCCGAGAATGCTCGCGGGTATACCAATCTCGGTGGCGTCTACTACTTGCAGGGCAAGTACCAGGAGGCCCAACAGCTGTTTGAAAAGTCGCTTGCCATTCAGCCCAACTACCGCGTCTACGTGAACCTGGGCGCGCTATATTTTTCGGCCGGCCGATACAGCGATGCGGCGCAGATGTACGACCAGGCCCTGCAACTCAACGACAAGGACTCGCGCACCTGGCACTACGCTGCTTCCGCCTTTAACTGGGCGCCCGGACAAAAAGACAAGGCGCGAGCCGCCTACCAGCGCGCAGCGCAAGTGATCGAGAGCGAACTCAAGATCAATCCGCGCGACAGCAAGCAGATGCTGGCCCTGGCGGACTGCTACTCCATGCTGGGACGTGCCGCCCGGGCGCGCGAACTGGTGGGGCAGGCGCTGCAACAATCGCCTGCCGATGCCCAGAACATGTTCCGCGCCGCCGATATTTACGTCCAGCTGGGCGATCGCGATGCCGCGTTTACCTGGCTGGGCAAGGCAATCCAATCCGGATACTCGACCGCAGAAATCCAACACGATCCCACGTGGAACGATCTTCGGATAGATCCCAGGTATGAACGGCTGGTGCAGCCAGCCAAGGTCAATATGCAACATTGA
- a CDS encoding response regulator codes for MSTQILVVDDEQLVAFMLKAAFESNGYSVVSAASAAEAVTTLAARPFDAVITDMKMESDSAGFDVVRAARAVANPPAVLILTAFPILARDWRASGADALLSKPSNITQLLDTVAELVSQRRRRATRIS; via the coding sequence ATGAGCACGCAGATTCTGGTCGTGGACGACGAACAGCTGGTTGCGTTCATGTTGAAGGCGGCGTTCGAAAGCAATGGCTACAGCGTGGTCAGCGCTGCTTCAGCTGCGGAGGCGGTGACCACCCTGGCCGCCCGGCCCTTCGACGCGGTCATCACCGACATGAAAATGGAGAGCGACAGCGCCGGCTTTGATGTGGTCCGCGCGGCGCGTGCCGTGGCCAATCCTCCCGCGGTGCTGATCCTGACCGCGTTCCCGATCCTGGCGCGGGACTGGCGTGCCTCCGGCGCCGATGCGTTGTTGTCCAAGCCGAGCAACATAACCCAATTGCTGGATACCGTGGCCGAACTGGTCAGCCAACGCCGCCGGCGAGCAACTCGCATTTCGTGA